A single region of the Triticum dicoccoides isolate Atlit2015 ecotype Zavitan chromosome 2B, WEW_v2.0, whole genome shotgun sequence genome encodes:
- the LOC119367608 gene encoding uncharacterized protein LOC119367608 — protein sequence MDGDGELPFDFFLQTASSGAVMHHIDEDGWGMTPPRLRGSAGRGLVAGGRGSVAGGLGRGSVAGGLRAPIGLENIDLNGNSAVAASYPSMGMYTHLFHPESAANHGVPLQRTRSDGVVQRQGRPPRQGLPPVRAPDHRGKQVVATSGRGGAGSSRSGSGR from the exons ATGGACGGCGACGGCGAACTCCCCTTCGATTTCTTCTTGCAGACAGCGTCTTCCGGTGCTGTGATGCACCACATCGACGAGGAcgggtgggggatgacgccccctcgTCTCCGGGGATCCGCCGGCCGTGGCTTGGTGGCAGGGGG CCGCGGCTCGGTGGCCGGGGGGCTCGGCCGCGGCTCGGTGGCCGGGGGGCTCCGCGCTCCCATCGGGTTGGAGAACATCGACCTCAACGGCAACTCTGCCGTCGCCGCCTCCTACCCCAGCATGGGCATGTACACGCACCTTTTTCATCCCGAGAGTGCGGCCAACCATGGTGTGCCCCTCCAGCGGACCAGATCGGACGGCGTGGTGCAGCGGCAGGGTCGTCCACCTCGCCAAGGTCTCCCCCCAGTGAGGGCCCCAGATCATCGTGGCAAGCAGGTCGTCGCAACATCGGGACGAGGTGGTGCTGGTTCAAGTCGCTCAGGCAGCGGTAGGTAG